One genomic segment of bacterium includes these proteins:
- a CDS encoding transposase produces MKMELSVTEVVDVFKEIQRQPRKIFEMIRLDVRELVGRYLSEVMKAELTHFLGREPYERNGQRPNYRNGSYGRRFALKGIGEVHVNVPRDRRGEYQTQVLPRCQQYDRTFTDRLLEWV; encoded by the coding sequence ATGAAGATGGAACTGAGTGTGACAGAAGTCGTGGATGTTTTCAAGGAGATTCAAAGGCAACCCAGGAAGATCTTCGAGATGATCCGGCTGGATGTGCGAGAGTTGGTGGGGAGGTATTTGTCTGAGGTGATGAAGGCCGAGCTTACCCATTTCTTGGGAAGGGAGCCCTATGAGAGAAATGGACAGAGGCCCAATTATCGTAATGGTTCTTATGGTCGAAGATTTGCTCTGAAGGGGATTGGAGAGGTTCATGTGAATGTCCCCAGGGATCGCCGGGGTGAGTATCAGACCCAGGTGCTTCCTCGTTGTCAGCAGTATGACAGGACTTTCACAGACAGATTGTTAGAGTGGGTGTAA